From Caretta caretta isolate rCarCar2 chromosome 3, rCarCar1.hap1, whole genome shotgun sequence, a single genomic window includes:
- the PET117 gene encoding protein PET117 homolog, mitochondrial: MPWPLELCGSRSATAADGEGMSTASKVALGISVLLSAGTVAAVHIQQRRVKERLHEGVIRDLERQSRKLENIRLLQEQITLTKQLEAERDKILMEKGSPQS, from the exons ATGCCCTGGCCGCTCGAGCTGTGCGGCTCGCGCTCCGCAACGGCCGCGGACGGGGAGGGGATGTCGACGGCCTCCAAGGTGGCGCTGGGCATCTCCGTGCTGCTCTCGGCCGGGACGGTGGCCGCTGTGCACATCCAGCAGAGGCGCGTCAAGGAG AGGCTGCACGAAGGAGTAATCAGAGACCTTGAGAGACAAAGCCGTAAACTGGAAAACATTCGTCTTTTACAAGAACAGATTACTCTGACCAAGCAACTTGAAGCAGAAAGAGACAAGATATTAATGGAAAAGGGGTCCCCACAATCCTAG